In one window of Corynebacterium mycetoides DNA:
- a CDS encoding thiazole synthase, whose amino-acid sequence MLEIAGKQFDSHLIMGTGGASSQDMLERALVASGTELTTVAMRRYAAGSGSGESVFDLLNRLNIAPLPNTAGCRTARDAVITAKLAREALGTDWVKLEVIADDHTLLPDVVETVDACEMLIDEGFTVLAYTSDDPVAAKKLEDLGAAAVMPLGSPIGTGLGILNPHNIELICSRTEVPVLIDAGVGTASDAALAMELGCDGVLLASAVNRCQDPEAMARAMRLAVEGGLLARGAGRIPKREHAVASSSFDGLASWADQVL is encoded by the coding sequence GTGCTGGAAATCGCTGGCAAGCAATTCGACTCGCACCTGATCATGGGCACCGGCGGGGCGAGTTCACAGGACATGCTCGAGCGCGCGCTGGTCGCGTCGGGCACTGAGCTGACCACAGTGGCAATGCGCCGCTACGCTGCTGGCTCGGGTTCTGGTGAGTCGGTCTTTGACCTGCTCAACCGCCTGAATATTGCGCCGCTGCCGAATACCGCTGGCTGCCGCACCGCGCGCGACGCGGTGATCACGGCGAAGCTCGCGCGCGAGGCCCTGGGCACGGACTGGGTGAAACTGGAGGTCATCGCCGACGATCACACGCTGCTGCCGGACGTCGTCGAAACGGTCGACGCGTGCGAGATGCTTATCGACGAAGGCTTCACCGTCCTCGCCTACACCTCCGACGACCCGGTGGCAGCGAAGAAGCTCGAGGACTTGGGGGCCGCCGCCGTCATGCCGCTCGGCTCCCCCATCGGCACCGGGCTAGGTATTTTGAATCCGCACAATATCGAGCTGATCTGCTCGCGCACGGAGGTGCCCGTCCTGATCGACGCAGGCGTGGGCACTGCCTCCGATGCCGCGCTGGCGATGGAGCTCGGCTGCGACGGCGTGCTGCTGGCCAGCGCCGTCAACCGCTGCCAGGACCCTGAAGCGATGGCGCGCGCGATGCGCCTGGCCGTGGAAGGCGGCCTCCTCGCCCGCGGCGCGGGCCGTATTCCGAAGCGCGAACACGCGGTGGCGTCGTCCAGCTTTGATGGACTTGCCAGCTGGGCTGACCAGGTGCTGTAA
- the thiS gene encoding sulfur carrier protein ThiS, producing MQLVINGEKVETEAGSVDKLLRERLGEVPAGTAVAVNGDVVPRSEWESTHLSDGAEVDILTAVQGG from the coding sequence ATGCAGCTAGTCATCAACGGTGAAAAGGTTGAAACGGAAGCGGGAAGCGTCGATAAGCTTCTGCGCGAACGTTTGGGCGAGGTGCCCGCGGGAACAGCCGTCGCGGTGAACGGCGATGTCGTTCCGCGCTCCGAGTGGGAATCCACGCATCTCAGCGACGGTGCCGAGGTGGACATCCTCACCGCCGTTCAGGGGGGCTAG